AAACGCCGCCGGTTTTTGAAGATATTACAAAAACGACGGGCATCGATTATAAACATCAGGAAAATAACTACCTCGATTTTTACCGCGAAAGTTTAATGCCGTTCCAGGTTTCTACCGAAGGGCCTAAGCTGGCAGTAGGCGATGTAAACCAAGATGGGTTAGATGATTTTTACGTGGGCGGCGGCAAATGGCAGGCCGGTAAATTGTTTGTGCAGCAGAAAAACGGAAAGTTTCTGGCCACTAACCAGGCGCTTTTTCAGGCTGATTCTACTTTTGAAGACGTGGATGCCGCTTTGTTTGATGCTGATAAAGACGGCGATTTAGATTTATACGTGGTAAGTGGCGGCAACGAGTTTTACGGCAAAATGCCTGAGCAATTCGACCGGTTATATCTGAACGATGGGAAAGGAACATTCACCAAAAGCGCCAACCTGCCGCCCATGTACGATAATAAAAGTTGCGTGAAAGTAGCTGATTATGACCAAGATGGCGACTTAGATCTTTTTGTCGGCGGGCGTGTGGTGGGCTATCAATATGGTAATTCGCCGCATTCGTACTTGCTTATTAATAACGGTCAGGGAAAGTTCAGCGACCAAACCGCGCAGTTGGCTCCGGCTCTTCAGCAAGCCGGCATGATTACCGATGCTGCCTGGGCTGATTACGACCAGGACGGCGATTTAGATTTAATTGTGGTGGGCGATTACATGCCCATCCGCATTTTTGAAAATCAGAAGAACCGCTTAGTAGAAACTACCGCTCCGAACGGTTTGGCGCAAACCAATGGCTTGTGGCAAACTATTCAGGCCGCCGATTTTGATAAAGACGGCGATCTGGATTTTGTAGTGGGCAACCTGGGAACTAACACCAAGCTGCGCAAACAGCCCGATACCAAACTGCGGCTGTACGTAAAAGACCTCGACGGTAACCAAACCCTCGATCATATTCTGGCTTATAGTTTAGGCGATAAATGGTTTCCTGTAGCCACCAAAGACGAAATGGGCAAGCAGATGCCGTTCATCAATAAAAAGTTTACCAACTACAAAGAATTTCCGGGTAAAACCATTGAAGAAATATTTGACAAAGACGAATTGAAAGAAGCTAAAGTATTAGAAGTAAATCAGTTTGAGTCGGTGTATTTAGAAAATAACGGTAAAAAACAGTTTAAAGTAGTGCCTTTGCCCCTGGAGGCCCAGGTTTCTAAAATTTTTACTTTTTACCCCACCGATGTTAATCAGGACGGGAATTTAGACGTTTTACTGGGCGGTAATTTTTACGGGGTGAGCATGTACCAGGGCCGCTACGATGCCAGTTACGGGTTAATGTTACAGGGCAACGGCAAAGGCGCCTTTAAGCCGGTAATGCCTACCAGCAGCGGTTTTCTGCTTAACGGCGAAGTTAGGGATATTAAAACTTTAAAAACGGCTACTGGTCTTATTTATCTGGTTTCCCGCAACAATGCTCCTTTGCAAGTATTTCGCCCAAAAAATTCTGCTGGCTCGGTAAATGCTCTGGTTAGTAAGTAGAGTATTATTTAGTTACAGGTAGTCAGGATGAAGTACGCCTCCATTATAGCCTTATTTTACTTCTGTTTAGTTTCGTGTACGCCTAAACCAGAAGAATATTTTATTAAAAGAATATTGGTGGGGCAAAGAACGATTGACACAATTAAAGTTATTGTTGAAAAAAAAATCCAGGCAAATAGCATTCTTTTTTCTTATAAAACTGCTTTTGATACTGTTTCTTATAGGATTGATAAAAAAGCTAAAACAAAATTAAAGTTAGTTAGCCCTTATTTTGATGCAGATACCATTCACCTTGTAAAAGAATATTTCATTAAAATAGGAAGCAAAAATTATAAAATAGATCATTTTACGGCCTCCAATGGAGCAATAGATAGTGGCGTCGAATTCTATTGGAATGAAGATTTAGGAATGTTCTTTACTCGTGGCAGAACATGGCGGAATTACTCTATTTTACAATCTACCAATGAAAACAAGAATAAAGTTATCTGGGAAATAATTAAAAAAGTTTACCCTCCGATTAATGATCAACTGCTCTATTTGGAACAATTAAAGGAAGAAGGTTTAATTATAGAAAGATAAAGTTGCAGTTATTAAGGTAAAGAACTTAAGCGTTATCATTCTAATATTTCTTACTCTTTTCTCAATTACTTAAATTGCTACTAAGCAAAGCAGTTTTTTAAATTTTTATCAATTTAACCTTTGTTATTTATTTAGTATCTTTAATAAAATATACCAATGCCGCCTTTGCCAGAACTGAGGTAATTTCTGGTGAAAGCGCATTGTTTTTCTTGTGATGCGTCTATTTAAATTTATTTTAGTTGCCCTTGTTTTACTAGTCGGAGTAAGTTGCCAGAAAAAAAAGGCTGACGAAGCTACGCTGGCCAATCCGGATGTGATGCATACTACCGTGCGGAAGCTAACCGACGTAATGGTGCACGATATTTTTTCGCCGCCTGTAGCCAGTCGCATTTACGCTTACGCCAATATTGCGGCTTACGAAGCTTTGGTGCCGGGGCATCCGGATTACCAATCGTTAGCCGGGCAATTAAAAAATTTAAAAAATTTACCGCAACCAGCGCCCAATCAGGAATATTGCTACCCCTTGGCTAGTTTGCGCGCTTTCTTAACGGTGGGCCGTACCTTAACATTTTCCGGCGACAAAATAGATGAATTTGAACCCTTGGTTTACCAAAAATACAAAGAAGCCGGCCTAAACGAAGAAGTGTATAACCGTTCTATGGCGTTTGGCGAAGCCGTAGGTAAAACTATATTGGAATGGGCCAACGAAGATGGTTACCGCCAAACCCGCGGCCAGCGTTATACCGTGGTTACCGACCCCGGAAAATGGCAACCTACGCCGCCCGCTTACATGGATGCCGTAGAACCTTTCTGGTACAAAATCCGGCCGTTTGCTTTAGACTCCTGCAGCCAATTTAAACCGGCAGTGCCCAGCAAATTTGATGTAAGTAAAAACAGCGATTTTTATAAAGAAGTAATGCAGGTATACGATGCCGGTATAAACCTTACCGAAGAACAACGGGCCATTGCTTCTTTCTGGGATTGTAATCCGTTTGTGATGCATAACACGGGCCACGTGATGTACGCTACCAAAAAAATTAGCCCGGGCGGCCATTGGGTTAATATTGCCGCGGTAGCCGCTAAAAAGTCGAAAGCCGATTTTATGAAAACCGTAGAAACGTATACGCTGGTATCGGTGGCGGTGGCCGATGGCTTTATATCGTGCTGGGACGAAAAATACCGCAGCGCCCTCATCCGGCCCGAAACTGTTATTAACACCTACATCGATAAAGATTGGGTACCCTTACTGCAAACTCCGCCTTTTCCGGAGTATCCGAGTGGGCATAGCGTTATTTCTACAGCGGCAGCGGTTGCGCTTACCGAATTATACGGCGACAACTTTGCTTACACCGACTCTACCGAAATAGTATTTGGGTTGCCTCCCCGCCAATTTAAGTCGTTTCACCAGGCCGCCGAAGAAGCAGCCGTTAGCCGGTTGTACGGCGGTATTCATTACATACCATCCATTACAAACGGCCAAACCGAAGGCCGGCAGGTAGGAGAATTGGTGGTAAACAAAATTAAAACCCGGAAAGCAGATAATACCCGGAAAGAAATTGCCCGCGCCGAATAGCCAAAATTTTAATTTTTAAAAATTTGATTTTTTAACCGGCCGGAATATGGGATCCGGTATAAATTGCATTGCCAAGAATCAACCAACTTACTATATAAATAGGCAAAGGCGTCGCATGTTTTACGTGGTAACTTCCTGTTCCAGCCCTTCGCCTTATTACAACCCCATTTTTAAAAAAATTTAAAAAATAAGATTTTGCAGAAGTAGCCACCTGGTTTACAAGCCTGGTAATTGATTTAATCCGGTGTGGTGAAGCAAAAGGCAAGAATCAACCTTTCTATTTCTTTTTTCTAAAGCCCAAATTTAAACTTGTGGGAAGTTTCGGGTAATTCTGTTTATCTTTTAAGCGAAAATAGAAAAATTTTATGCGCTTACTTTACCGCAACCTTACTTTCCAGGTTTTACTCGCGATTGCCTTAGGTATTCTTACGGGTGTACTTTTTCCGGAAACGGCGGCCCAACTCCGGCCCATCAGCGAGATTTTTATTAACCTGATTAAAATGGTTATTGCGCCCATTATTTTTTTAACCATTGTGCTGGGCATCGGCAACATGGGAAATTTAAAAAAAGTAGGTCGGGTTGGCGGCAAAGCGCTGTTGTATTTTGAGGTGGTAACTACGTTTGCTTTAATAATTGGTGTAGTAGCCGCTAATTCTTTAAAACCGGGCCACGGTATTAATCTGGCAGCTCTGGCTAAAGGCGACATTAGTACCTACACCAAACAAGCCGCCGAAATTAATTGGGTCGAATATTTCATGCACATTATTCCGTCCAGCGTTGTCGATGCTTTTGCCAAAGGCGATATTTTACAAGTTTTGTTTTTCTCGGTGTTGTTTGGGGTGGCTTTAACCAAAGTAGGCGAAGCTGGTCGTTCTATTATCGCGGTTTTCGAAAAACTGGCGGCGGTATTTTTTCGGGTGCTGGCTATTATCATGAAACTGGCACCGCTGGGCGCTTTTGGCGGCATGGCTTTTACCATTGGCAAATACGGCATAGATACTTTATTGCCTTTAGGTAAACTCATGCTTACGGTTTACCTTACCATGTTCCTGTTTATTTTTGTGGTGCTCAACCTGATTATGGCTTATTATAAAGTCAGCCTGTGGCAATATTTAAAATTTATTAAAGAAGAACTGCTGCTGGTACTGGGTACTTCTTCTTCAGAGTCGGCGTTGCCGCAGCTCATGCGCAAACTGGAAAAAATGGGTTGCTCGAAACCGGTAGTGGGCTTAGTAGTGCCTACGGGCTATTCTTTTAACCTCGATGGTACGAGTATTTATCTGAGTATTGCGGTTATTTTTCTGGCGCAGGTTTTTGATATTAACCTCACGCTGGCCCAGGAAGCCACCATTATTGCCATTCTGATGCTTACCTCCAAAGGGGCCGCCGGTATTACCGGCAGTGGTTTTATTGTGCTGGCATCTACCATTACAGCTACCAAAATTATTCCGGTAGAAGGGCTAGCTTTGCTGCTCGGTGTAGACCGGTTTATGTCCGAAGCGCGGGCCATCACCAATATTATCGGCAACGGGGTAGCTACTATTGTAATTGCCAAAAGCGAAAACGAGTTTAACACCACTAAACAACAACTGGCATTTTCGGGCGTAGTAACGGAGGAAGAAGTGCTGGTTTAATGTGTTAATTTAAGTAAGTAGCTTTCGAAGCTACTTTTGAATTAAGTTAATTATTAAATATTTAAAAATTATTGAGTTAGTAGCTGTATTTGTTCAAAATAGCCTTGCTTTGGATGATAGAATTACTTACTTTAAAACTACAGAACTGATAGCCAGTATTATACCCTTAAGTGTAATTTTTTAAATTCCTGGTAAATATCTAATCTGCTGGTACCAGCAAGCAGTTACGCGTAAGCTTACCTGAGTAATTGCCTGTTATTATGTCTATTTCCTGCTTTTATTTTAAAAATATAGGCGGTTTACTCCAAAGCTGCTTTAGTTACCTTCCGTGTTTTACTTCTTAACATCATTTTATGGTACCGCCTTACCTTTCTGTAACTGTTATTTTACCTAGATATTATGGCTGGTTTACAAAAGCTAGTCTGCTGTTATTAATAATGAGTAGTATTTGCTCTACGGTAATAGCGCAAACTCTTGAATGGCAACAAAGCATATCCGCCCAGTACGCTGGCCCCCAGCCTATTATTGCCACCCCGGATGGCGGGTATTTAATAGCCAGCCCCGGGGTTCGGGTTATTCGTTTTACTAAAATCAGCAAAGATGGAAAATCTCTTTGGCAGAAAACGGTGGCCAGTAGTAATGGAGCTATGACTACCTTAATTGCTACCCACGATAACGGCTACCTAATAGGCGGCAATTTCAATAACAATTATTGGGTATTGAAAATCAACCAAAACTGGGCAAAAGTGTGGGAAAAAACTTTTGGCGGCGATAGCACCGAAACCCTCTCGAGCTTGATAGCTGATGAAAACGGTAATTTTTTATTAGGCGGTACTTCTTACTCGGGTAAAAGCGGCGATAAAACGCAACCCCGAAAAGGATATTCGGATTATTGGATAGTTAAAATAAATAAGAACGGCCAGAAACTTTGGGATAACTCTTTTGGCGGAGTTATCCGGCCAGCGCTCACTTATTATTATGGCCCGGATGGCGAACCACAAGCCGATACCATTACTACCGGCCATTCTTATTTTAAGACAATGCTAGCTACTCCCGATGGTAATTACGTATTAGGCGGTTCTACCAACTCTTTTGCCGGTAACGATAACACAAGCAGTAACCCGATTACCGAAGAATATCCTACCTGGTCTAGCTGGGACAATTGGATCATAAAAATAGACCCGGCGGGCCGTAAAATATGGGATAAAGCATACGGTACCGGCAGTTATGTTCCCGCTTTTGCCACCATGATCTTAACACCCGACAAGGGCTTATTGCTGGGGGCAACCGAGTATTACGACAATAATAATTCTGAATTTGGTTCTTACTACGCAGTATCAAAGATTTCGAATACCGGAGATTTTCTCTGGCGTAATTCGTACGGCAGTCCTGTTGGTTTTAATAAGGAACTCACCACTTTGTTAAATACTCCGGATGGCGGTTACCTGATTGGCGGGCAGTCGTCGGATGATGGCTCGGAATGGGGCGATAAAAGTGAGCCTAGCCGAGGGCTCGACGATTATTGGGTTATTAAGGTAACTAGCCAGGGCAATAGAGTTTGGGATAAAACCATTGGGGGCGATGGCCATGATAACCTAACAACTTTGTTTACTACCCCGAATAATGGCTATTTACTAGCCGGGCTTTCTTTCTCGGAAATAAGCGGCGATAAAACCGTTGACCTGAAAGACACCACTGATTTTTGGTTAGTAAAAATAAAAGAAAATAATCCGCTTACTACAACCTGGGATCTGCGCTACGGAGCCCCCGGCAACGAAAATTTAACAACGCTCATTGAAACTCCCGATGGCGGCTTTTTAGCGGGCGGGTACACTAACTCAGACGTGAGCGGCGATAAGGCCCAACTTAGCCAGGGCAAAAACGATTACTGGGTGGTAAAAAGTGATAAGTACAACCGAAAAATTTGGGAGTACCGGTATGGGGGCACCCAGGACGATTATTTAAACCGGATTCTTCGAACCAAAGACGGCGGTTACCTTTTAGCCGGTTCTTCCCGCTCGGGCATTGGTGGGGATAAAACCCAAGCAAGCCGCGGCGACCGCGATTACTGGATTGTGAAAATAAATAACGCCGGCGAAAAACAATGGGATAAACGCTTTGGCGGCTCAGGTTACGATGAACTTAAAAAAGTAATTCAGCTTACCACTGGCGAGTTTATCCTGGCGGGTTACAGTAACTCTCCGGCCAGTGGCGATAAAAGCCAGGGAAGCCAAGGAGGAACTGACTTCTGGCTCGTTAAAGTCAGTGCTACGGGTACCAAAATCTGGGATAAACGCTACGGCGGCAATTTAAATGAAACGCTAACGGGAATTGTAGAAACAGCAGATAAAGGTTATTTGCTCGGAGGTAGTTCCGTATCGGGTAAAAGCGGCGATAAAAGCCAGGTGAGCCAAGGCGGTAGCGACTTTTGGTTGATCCGGGTAGATAAAAACGGTGAAAAAATCTGGGACAAAACGTACGGTGGCGGCGGCCAGGACGAGGCTTATGCTTTAGGCCGAAATGGGAAAGAATTTTTTATCTCCGGACAAAGTGATTCTCCGGCGGGCGGGGATAAAACCCGGGGAACACAAGGAGGTTTAGACTTCTGGTTTTTGAAGCTAACCAGTACCGGCGAAAAAGTGTGGGATAAACGCTTTGGGGGTAGCCAAAATGATGAACTACGGGCCAGTATTCAGACCCAAGATGGCGGGTACTTGTTAGCCGGTAAATCGTTCTCGGGCAAGAGTGGTAACAAGACGCAAGAAAGCCGGGGAGATAGTGATTATTGGATCGTAAAAACAGATAAAGACGGCATGTACCAGTGGGATAAACGTTTTGGCGGCAGTGGCGCCGAAGAGCTCCGGGTTGTTACGCAAACCCCGGATGGTGGTTTGCTTTTGGGTGGAAAGTCTGATTCTGGGGTAAGCGGCGATAGAACGCAGTTTAGTCAGGGTGGTATGGATTATTGGCTAGTTAAAGTGGCTCTGGAAGCTAAAGCAATCGTTGCCACCCGAAAATCTGACTTGTCAGAAAAAACAAGTACCCAAACAGAACAAATTATTTTAAAAATTTCTCCTAATCCGGTGTTTAATAAAACAATGGTAAGTTTTGCCTTACCCCAAACTCAAATGGCCGCTGTAAAAGTATATAATAGCCAAGGTCACGAGGTTGCCATCTTGTTTCAGCAAGAAGTAAAGGCAAATAAAAATTACCAGGTAGAGTGGCAAACCAGTAACAATACCAGCGGCATATACATCCTACAATTACAAACCCCGGTAAAACACCTGCAGCAAAAACTGCTTTTAATAAAATAACTTCTGCTAAAAAGGAAAAATTTAAAAAATCAGGAAGGTTACTTTAATAAGTAATTACGGGCTAGTTTCGTGTATTCCTGCACTTGTTGGTGTTGCCAGGTTTCGGGTAAGTTTAGTTCCTGGGCCATCAGGCGGACAGTTTCGGGTGCCATCCGGATGCTTTCCTGGGCATCCAGCAACAACGCTCTAACGCGTCGGGCCAAAAAATCTTCCACGGTGCGCGCCATTTCTTCTCTAACCGCCCAAATTACCTGCGCTTTTAAAATTCCTAAGGAAGTGCTTAGATATGCTCCTAATTCGGGTTGCTCGGCTATTAACTTTTGAATAAGTACAGCATCGGTACCATAGTTACTTAGCTGGTTTGATGGATCAGGTTCTGCTGCCGCATGAATTTTTAAATTATGGGTTACCGATGGCTGGTGCGGCCAGTTAGCGGTAGTTTCTATTTGGTCTATAGCTTCTTCTGCCATTTTGCGGAAGGTAGTCCATTTACCGCCCAAGATAGAAACTAAGCCTGATGAGGACACCATAATTTTATGACTGCGCGATACCTCTTTGGTGCGTTGCGAGTTTTGGTTTACTGCCGCCAAAGGCCGCAAACCAGCAAATATACTCCGCACATCTGTCCGTTGGGGTGCCCGGGTTAAGTATTGACCAGCCGTTTTTAAAATAAATTCAATTTCGCTTTCCAGCGCCTGAGGTTCCAACGAAGCTTCCGCAATTGGGGTATCGGTGGTGCCCACAATTACTTTGCCGTACCAGGGTACCAAAAATAAAACCCGGCCATCTTCGGTTTTAGGAACCATTAAGGCATGGTTGCCGGGCAAAAAATCTTTATCCAGTACCAAATGCACACCTTGGCTGGGCCGAATGCTAGGGGCATTGCCCGGGTTATCTAATCTTAAAATCTGATCGGTAAAAACCCCCGTCGCATTTAATACCATTTTGCATTGCAAAGTATACGCCTGGTGGTTTTCGGAATCATATGCTTGTATCCCATTTATTTTACCCGCCGCATCTTTCAGCAGGTTAGTTACGGCCATGTAATTAATGGCGTAACCGCCTTGCTCAAAAGCCGTTTGCAAAACATTTATGGCTAGCCGCGAATCATCGAATTGCCCGTCGTGGTACAATACGCCACCCCGTAAATTCTCGGGTTTAATAGTTGGTAAATGGGCGATGGTGGCAGCTTTAGAAATAGCCACCGAGGCGCCCATACTCAGTTTACCGGCTAAAAAATCGTATAATTTTAAACCTATTGTGTACCAGGGTCGGCCCCACCAGGTATAACTTGGTATTATAAAGATTTGATTTTTAACTAAATGCGGTGCGTTTCGGTACAATAATCCCCGTTCCATACTGGCTTCGCGCACTAATTTTACATCACCTTGCGCCAGGTAACGCACCCCGCCGTGTACCAATTTGGTACTTTTACTAGAAGTCGATTTTGTAAAATCCGATTGTTCCAGCAATAAAGCTTTGTAACCCCGCGAGGCTGCTTCCAGCAAAGCGCCAATACCGGTAGCCCCACCGCCAATAATTACTAAATCCCAGGTAATGTTGCTTTTAATAATTTCTAAAACGGAATCTCTGTCCATTATTTATTTTGTAGAGGTGTAGTAGCGCAAGGCAATTTAAAGTATTTACTAACGCAAATTTAGTTTGATTCTGCAACAGCCTGCATAGTTACTGATAAGGAATATAAGAATAAAGGTTTATTCTGAAAATAGTAAAGAACCGTGCTTACCCAAAGAGAACCAATTAATGCCAGGTAGTTTTTGCCTGACCGAAAAGAAAATTTTTTAAAAATTTAAGCAATAAACCCCAGCTTCGGAAAACTTTTAACAGGCAAACATTTTTTCTGTTTTTTAGCAACCTGCCAAAAATAATAACGAAAACCAAGAATTAGGAGTAACATCTATAACTTGAATCTGTTTACATTTTTACAGATTGGTAAAGAACTAAAAATTAATTTATTATTCTTATTATGAAGAAAGTGCAATTAGTAGAATGTAGTTTTTTATTGGCGCTTGCCTTGGGGGCGTGTAACTCCAAACCGCAAACAGAAAATAGCACCACCAGCGCCACCGAAACTACCGATTCAACGGCTACCACCGCCGCCAACGATACCTTACCTAAACCTTTTGCTACCCCACCAACTGCCAAAAACAGCAAAGTAATTGGTTGGCCGGCCGGTAAAATGCCGCAGGCGCCCGATGGTTTTACGGTTACTAAATTTGCCGAAAAAATGCGCAACCCGCGTTGGATTTACGTAGCGCCCAACGGCGATATTTTAGTGGCCGAAGCAAGCACCGAAGAAAGTATTTTTAAAAAAGTACAAAACGTAGGTACCGGTAAAAGCGAAAAAGTAAATACTGGCGGCAGTGCCAATCGGATTACGCTGTTCCGGGATACCAACCAGGATGGAAAACCCGAGGTACATAAAACGTTTCTGGAAAATTTAAATCAGCCTTTGGGCATGTTAATTTTAAACAATGCCTTTTACGTAGCCAACACCGATGGCCTTTGGAAGTATCCTTACAAAGAAGGTCAGGACCAGATTACCGGTAAAGGCGAAAAGATTTTGGATTTACCCGCTGGCGGCTACAATAACCACTGGACCCGTAATATTATTGCCAACAGCGATGGTTCTAAAATTTATATTTCGGTAGGATCGGGCAGTAACGTAGCCGAAAATGGTTTAGATAATGAAAAACGCCGGGCAAATATCCTGGAAATAAACCCCGATGGTTCCGGCGAACGCGTGTATGGCAGCGGTTTACGAAACCCGGTTGGGATGGATTGGGCACCCGGCACAAAAACCTTATACACCGTAGTAAACGAA
The sequence above is a segment of the Adhaeribacter swui genome. Coding sequences within it:
- a CDS encoding PQQ-dependent sugar dehydrogenase: MKKVQLVECSFLLALALGACNSKPQTENSTTSATETTDSTATTAANDTLPKPFATPPTAKNSKVIGWPAGKMPQAPDGFTVTKFAEKMRNPRWIYVAPNGDILVAEASTEESIFKKVQNVGTGKSEKVNTGGSANRITLFRDTNQDGKPEVHKTFLENLNQPLGMLILNNAFYVANTDGLWKYPYKEGQDQITGKGEKILDLPAGGYNNHWTRNIIANSDGSKIYISVGSGSNVAENGLDNEKRRANILEINPDGSGERVYGSGLRNPVGMDWAPGTKTLYTVVNERDNLGDDLVPDYLTSVKDGGFYGWPFAYWGPHPDPRMEKEQQPDMVKKTIVPDVALGSHTASLGLTFYDGKTFPEKYRNGAFVGQHGSWNRSEFVGYKVVFVPFKDGKPAGKPESFLTGFIADAAKSEVYGRPVGLAVLPSGALLVADDAANTIWHVQAK
- a CDS encoding glycerol-3-phosphate dehydrogenase/oxidase; this translates as MDRDSVLEIIKSNITWDLVIIGGGATGIGALLEAASRGYKALLLEQSDFTKSTSSKSTKLVHGGVRYLAQGDVKLVREASMERGLLYRNAPHLVKNQIFIIPSYTWWGRPWYTIGLKLYDFLAGKLSMGASVAISKAATIAHLPTIKPENLRGGVLYHDGQFDDSRLAINVLQTAFEQGGYAINYMAVTNLLKDAAGKINGIQAYDSENHQAYTLQCKMVLNATGVFTDQILRLDNPGNAPSIRPSQGVHLVLDKDFLPGNHALMVPKTEDGRVLFLVPWYGKVIVGTTDTPIAEASLEPQALESEIEFILKTAGQYLTRAPQRTDVRSIFAGLRPLAAVNQNSQRTKEVSRSHKIMVSSSGLVSILGGKWTTFRKMAEEAIDQIETTANWPHQPSVTHNLKIHAAAEPDPSNQLSNYGTDAVLIQKLIAEQPELGAYLSTSLGILKAQVIWAVREEMARTVEDFLARRVRALLLDAQESIRMAPETVRLMAQELNLPETWQHQQVQEYTKLARNYLLK
- a CDS encoding dicarboxylate/amino acid:cation symporter, with amino-acid sequence MRLLYRNLTFQVLLAIALGILTGVLFPETAAQLRPISEIFINLIKMVIAPIIFLTIVLGIGNMGNLKKVGRVGGKALLYFEVVTTFALIIGVVAANSLKPGHGINLAALAKGDISTYTKQAAEINWVEYFMHIIPSSVVDAFAKGDILQVLFFSVLFGVALTKVGEAGRSIIAVFEKLAAVFFRVLAIIMKLAPLGAFGGMAFTIGKYGIDTLLPLGKLMLTVYLTMFLFIFVVLNLIMAYYKVSLWQYLKFIKEELLLVLGTSSSESALPQLMRKLEKMGCSKPVVGLVVPTGYSFNLDGTSIYLSIAVIFLAQVFDINLTLAQEATIIAILMLTSKGAAGITGSGFIVLASTITATKIIPVEGLALLLGVDRFMSEARAITNIIGNGVATIVIAKSENEFNTTKQQLAFSGVVTEEEVLV
- a CDS encoding vanadium-dependent haloperoxidase, which codes for MRLFKFILVALVLLVGVSCQKKKADEATLANPDVMHTTVRKLTDVMVHDIFSPPVASRIYAYANIAAYEALVPGHPDYQSLAGQLKNLKNLPQPAPNQEYCYPLASLRAFLTVGRTLTFSGDKIDEFEPLVYQKYKEAGLNEEVYNRSMAFGEAVGKTILEWANEDGYRQTRGQRYTVVTDPGKWQPTPPAYMDAVEPFWYKIRPFALDSCSQFKPAVPSKFDVSKNSDFYKEVMQVYDAGINLTEEQRAIASFWDCNPFVMHNTGHVMYATKKISPGGHWVNIAAVAAKKSKADFMKTVETYTLVSVAVADGFISCWDEKYRSALIRPETVINTYIDKDWVPLLQTPPFPEYPSGHSVISTAAAVALTELYGDNFAYTDSTEIVFGLPPRQFKSFHQAAEEAAVSRLYGGIHYIPSITNGQTEGRQVGELVVNKIKTRKADNTRKEIARAE
- a CDS encoding T9SS type A sorting domain-containing protein, producing the protein MSSICSTVIAQTLEWQQSISAQYAGPQPIIATPDGGYLIASPGVRVIRFTKISKDGKSLWQKTVASSNGAMTTLIATHDNGYLIGGNFNNNYWVLKINQNWAKVWEKTFGGDSTETLSSLIADENGNFLLGGTSYSGKSGDKTQPRKGYSDYWIVKINKNGQKLWDNSFGGVIRPALTYYYGPDGEPQADTITTGHSYFKTMLATPDGNYVLGGSTNSFAGNDNTSSNPITEEYPTWSSWDNWIIKIDPAGRKIWDKAYGTGSYVPAFATMILTPDKGLLLGATEYYDNNNSEFGSYYAVSKISNTGDFLWRNSYGSPVGFNKELTTLLNTPDGGYLIGGQSSDDGSEWGDKSEPSRGLDDYWVIKVTSQGNRVWDKTIGGDGHDNLTTLFTTPNNGYLLAGLSFSEISGDKTVDLKDTTDFWLVKIKENNPLTTTWDLRYGAPGNENLTTLIETPDGGFLAGGYTNSDVSGDKAQLSQGKNDYWVVKSDKYNRKIWEYRYGGTQDDYLNRILRTKDGGYLLAGSSRSGIGGDKTQASRGDRDYWIVKINNAGEKQWDKRFGGSGYDELKKVIQLTTGEFILAGYSNSPASGDKSQGSQGGTDFWLVKVSATGTKIWDKRYGGNLNETLTGIVETADKGYLLGGSSVSGKSGDKSQVSQGGSDFWLIRVDKNGEKIWDKTYGGGGQDEAYALGRNGKEFFISGQSDSPAGGDKTRGTQGGLDFWFLKLTSTGEKVWDKRFGGSQNDELRASIQTQDGGYLLAGKSFSGKSGNKTQESRGDSDYWIVKTDKDGMYQWDKRFGGSGAEELRVVTQTPDGGLLLGGKSDSGVSGDRTQFSQGGMDYWLVKVALEAKAIVATRKSDLSEKTSTQTEQIILKISPNPVFNKTMVSFALPQTQMAAVKVYNSQGHEVAILFQQEVKANKNYQVEWQTSNNTSGIYILQLQTPVKHLQQKLLLIK